One region of Endozoicomonas sp. Mp262 genomic DNA includes:
- the flgF gene encoding flagellar basal body rod protein FlgF, translating into MDKVIYTGMSGAQHALNAQKIHANNLANIKTEGFRKDYSHAVANVLPGAGHPSRIMVETQGGGSSLAVGTLSRTGRDLDLALPGPGWFVLMDEEGNEAYTRAGHFVTDLDGRLVSENGMAVSAVGGGEIILPPYRDVEIGAEGGISIIPVEGGEPVEVGTLKLVNPTPMGIYKHEDGMFRSLNGLPAAHEDRIRLKSGYLEDSNVSAVEEMIKIMDLSRQFEFQLKIMKTASELAAAGDKLIRES; encoded by the coding sequence ATGGATAAGGTTATTTATACCGGTATGAGTGGTGCCCAGCATGCACTCAATGCCCAGAAAATACATGCCAACAACCTGGCCAATATTAAAACCGAAGGGTTCAGAAAGGATTACTCCCATGCTGTAGCCAATGTCTTACCCGGAGCGGGGCATCCCAGCCGGATTATGGTGGAGACTCAGGGAGGCGGCAGTAGCCTGGCGGTTGGAACACTCTCAAGGACGGGGCGTGACCTTGATCTGGCCTTACCGGGACCCGGCTGGTTTGTATTGATGGATGAAGAAGGCAATGAGGCTTATACCCGGGCGGGGCATTTTGTCACAGACCTTGATGGTCGATTGGTCTCTGAAAACGGCATGGCTGTTTCTGCGGTGGGTGGCGGTGAAATTATATTGCCACCCTATCGGGATGTAGAGATCGGTGCAGAAGGGGGTATTTCGATTATTCCTGTTGAGGGAGGAGAGCCTGTAGAAGTTGGGACTCTGAAATTGGTTAATCCAACACCCATGGGTATCTATAAGCATGAAGACGGGATGTTCCGTAGTTTGAATGGCTTACCCGCGGCCCATGAAGACCGTATTCGGTTGAAGTCCGGTTATCTGGAAGACAGTAACGTCAGTGCTGTTGAAGAAATGATCAAGATTATGGATTTAAGCCGACAGTTTGAATTTCAGTTGAAAATCATGAAAACCGCCAGTGAGCTGGCAGCCGCCGGAGACAAGCTGATACGGGAGTCATGA
- the flgM gene encoding flagellar biosynthesis anti-sigma factor FlgM, producing the protein MSNIDRVGGSGRMGRTARSGKAAAVKNKADTTADAGVDQLHLSSDAVLLSELQSSLESVSEIDEARVEAIRKAIKDDRLPIDYDLLAKKMLEMQDELKDL; encoded by the coding sequence ATGTCGAACATCGACAGGGTTGGTGGCAGTGGCCGAATGGGGCGTACTGCCAGATCCGGAAAAGCAGCGGCCGTCAAAAATAAAGCAGACACTACTGCGGATGCGGGTGTCGATCAGCTACATCTAAGTAGTGATGCAGTTTTATTGAGTGAGCTTCAGTCATCCCTTGAGTCTGTTTCGGAAATTGATGAGGCTAGAGTTGAAGCGATTCGTAAGGCTATTAAAGATGACCGGTTGCCCATTGATTATGACCTGTTAGCAAAAAAAATGCTGGAAATGCAGGATGAGCTAAAAGACCTATGA
- a CDS encoding flagellar basal body L-ring protein FlgH: protein MMGLSPLKQWVLYSLLWGLTGCTAHQQMEAVKPEMIPSAVKIDPSKLPQMIQERSVEEVTMTESGSLFRHNYSVQLFSDRRAYRVGDILTVNLEGGTKITKNANSAINKNGEIRISDPTLFGRTGASILGSGYSLASTIPAPVRKFSGDTNLSRESKVTEGSVAVQVTGVMPNGTLMVQGESWLMLNDEAELVRISGILRPEDITTDNEVSSKKLAQARVTYSGVGPQGDALKPGWLTRIVNSPWFPF from the coding sequence ATGATGGGCTTATCACCCCTTAAACAATGGGTTTTATATTCTCTCCTGTGGGGGCTGACGGGCTGTACAGCCCATCAGCAAATGGAGGCTGTAAAACCTGAAATGATTCCCTCGGCAGTAAAGATAGATCCTTCGAAGTTGCCTCAGATGATTCAGGAACGTTCTGTTGAAGAAGTGACTATGACTGAATCGGGCAGCTTGTTTCGCCACAATTATTCGGTGCAGCTGTTTTCGGACCGGCGGGCTTATCGGGTTGGGGATATTCTTACAGTGAATCTGGAGGGCGGTACCAAGATCACTAAAAATGCCAATTCAGCCATCAATAAAAATGGTGAAATCAGGATCAGCGACCCAACACTGTTTGGTCGTACCGGTGCCTCCATTCTGGGCAGTGGCTACTCCCTTGCTTCCACTATACCGGCCCCGGTTCGGAAGTTCAGTGGGGATACCAATTTATCCAGAGAGTCGAAAGTGACTGAGGGTTCTGTGGCCGTACAGGTAACCGGTGTCATGCCTAATGGCACATTGATGGTGCAGGGCGAAAGCTGGCTGATGCTGAATGATGAGGCAGAACTTGTTCGTATCAGTGGCATTCTCAGGCCTGAGGATATTACCACTGATAATGAGGTGTCATCAAAGAAGCTGGCTCAAGCCAGGGTTACTTACTCGGGGGTTGGCCCTCAGGGCGATGCCCTTAAACCTGGCTGGCTGACCCGAATTGTAAACAGTCCATGGTTCCCGTTCTGA
- the flgG gene encoding flagellar basal-body rod protein FlgG — protein sequence MNPALWISKTGLSAQDRQMAVISNNLANVNTVGFKRDRVSFEDLFYHVERMPGALSDQQNVLPSGLQLGTGVRITGTQKIFSAGNYQTTNQPLDLAVIGNGFFQVLQADGTTAFTRNGQFHLNTEGTFVSASGLPLEPAITIPEGAANLTISDDGIVMVTLPGSAEPVEVGQVNLATFINPAGLASQGGNVYIQTAASGAPVVGVPGGDGLGNVKQYTLESSNVSVVEELVNMISVQRAYEMNSKAIAAADEMMKYANQVL from the coding sequence ATGAATCCAGCATTATGGATCAGTAAAACCGGGTTAAGTGCCCAGGACCGGCAAATGGCGGTTATTTCCAATAACCTGGCCAATGTTAACACCGTCGGGTTTAAGAGAGACCGGGTCAGTTTTGAAGACCTTTTCTACCATGTTGAGCGGATGCCCGGTGCCTTATCGGATCAGCAAAATGTCTTGCCTTCCGGTCTTCAGTTGGGAACAGGGGTTCGTATCACCGGTACCCAGAAAATTTTCTCCGCAGGTAACTACCAGACCACCAACCAGCCTTTGGATCTGGCGGTTATTGGCAATGGCTTCTTTCAGGTATTGCAGGCCGACGGAACCACTGCTTTTACCCGAAACGGCCAGTTTCACCTAAATACTGAAGGTACTTTTGTTTCTGCTTCCGGTCTTCCCCTGGAACCTGCCATTACCATTCCTGAAGGGGCTGCTAACCTGACCATCAGTGATGACGGCATTGTGATGGTGACCCTGCCAGGCAGCGCTGAGCCTGTAGAGGTAGGACAAGTCAACCTGGCTACATTTATTAATCCGGCCGGTTTGGCCAGCCAGGGCGGCAATGTCTATATCCAGACGGCTGCCAGTGGTGCCCCTGTGGTGGGGGTTCCGGGAGGTGACGGTCTCGGAAATGTCAAACAATATACCCTTGAGTCTTCCAATGTGAGTGTTGTTGAAGAGCTGGTGAATATGATCTCGGTGCAGCGAGCCTATGAAATGAATTCCAAGGCCATTGCTGCTGCAGATGAAATGATGAAGTACGCAAATCAGGTACTTTAA
- a CDS encoding flagellar basal body P-ring protein FlgI, whose protein sequence is MNTHFARIETAIRTGSGGLLLAMVLFVQAFLCQLAKADRLLDLVDIQGIRTNQLIGYGLVVGLEGTGDKSIDFTNQSLKNMLREFGISLTKDVKAKNVAAVSVHADLPAFARPGQKLTITVSSIGDAKSIRGGTLLMTALKGVDREIYAVAQGNVLVGGVSAEGNNGSSVTINHTRVGVIPNGATVERRVETGFAKGPVSMTLKSPSFSTARIIARSINSTLGPGVASAVDAANVQVKAPEDPNQRVTFMALLENMEMEPSLPPARVIFNSRTGTVVMGQNVRVLPAVVSHGNLEITVRETLDTTTGTTFWQGAADKEKLLKDENKTDTYTSDVRIDEKASRAFIIPSSVSLQEIVTAINKVGATPMDLMSILQALESAGALRAELIVM, encoded by the coding sequence ATGAATACACACTTTGCCAGGATAGAAACAGCGATAAGAACAGGCTCTGGTGGCTTACTGCTGGCAATGGTGCTATTTGTACAAGCGTTTTTATGTCAGCTAGCCAAGGCAGACAGGCTGCTGGATCTGGTGGATATTCAAGGCATTCGAACCAACCAGCTGATTGGTTATGGGTTGGTGGTGGGTCTTGAGGGAACCGGTGATAAAAGTATTGATTTTACCAACCAGTCCCTGAAAAACATGCTTCGGGAGTTTGGTATTTCTCTTACCAAGGACGTCAAGGCTAAAAATGTGGCTGCAGTTTCAGTTCATGCTGATTTACCCGCCTTTGCTCGTCCGGGACAGAAGCTAACTATAACAGTGTCTTCTATCGGTGATGCTAAAAGTATCAGGGGGGGGACTTTGTTGATGACGGCTTTGAAGGGGGTGGATCGGGAAATTTATGCGGTTGCCCAGGGAAATGTACTGGTGGGTGGTGTGTCTGCTGAAGGGAATAATGGCTCAAGCGTTACCATTAACCATACCCGGGTTGGCGTGATTCCTAATGGAGCCACTGTAGAGCGGCGGGTTGAAACAGGGTTTGCAAAAGGCCCTGTGAGTATGACCCTGAAAAGTCCAAGTTTCTCCACCGCCAGGATTATAGCCAGGTCTATTAACAGTACTTTAGGTCCCGGTGTGGCATCGGCTGTTGATGCCGCCAATGTTCAGGTGAAGGCTCCGGAAGACCCCAACCAGCGAGTGACATTTATGGCCTTGCTGGAAAATATGGAAATGGAGCCATCCCTGCCTCCTGCCCGGGTTATTTTCAATTCCAGAACGGGAACCGTGGTGATGGGGCAGAATGTGCGGGTACTGCCTGCGGTGGTGAGTCATGGCAACCTGGAAATTACCGTAAGGGAAACTCTGGATACCACCACAGGCACAACCTTTTGGCAAGGTGCGGCTGATAAAGAAAAGCTGTTGAAAGATGAAAACAAGACCGATACCTATACCAGTGACGTACGTATTGATGAAAAGGCATCAAGGGCATTTATTATCCCTTCCAGTGTTTCGCTCCAGGAGATTGTTACAGCAATCAATAAAGTGGGGGCAACGCCTATGGATCTGATGTCTATTCTGCAGGCACTTGAGTCTGCCGGGGCCTTGCGGGCTGAACTTATCGTTATGTGA
- the flgL gene encoding flagellar hook-associated protein FlgL, which produces MRISTTQLNNILFQSMQRNSSALNETYNQVSTGKRILQPADDPIDTVRLLQLGDEKAALEQYQGNIETLERDLAREESVLGSMNNVLQRMREISLQAGNGSYGQGELNALAVELDELVEQLQGYGNYQLADGQYLFSGTRTNTKPVQQASGSFSYAGNNQQRNVSISSFSKVPANDTARSLLFNVSLTASYSSGAPQLNSYDINNLEVFGQYTEIRITHNGSDFTVEYDLLDGSTDVENIAAGTSLALKGVAVELTAAPVSGDVITIKPNDILSGIKQFSDNLKSGGAFDGDEALIMVDNTLARVGETQTSVGKRLNILSSVKASHEDIKLLGEELRTALEDVDLAEAISRMKLQEAILQASQQAYASIDQLGLFNYIR; this is translated from the coding sequence ATGAGAATCAGCACCACCCAGCTGAATAATATCCTGTTTCAAAGTATGCAGCGCAATTCCTCAGCGCTCAATGAAACCTATAATCAGGTGAGTACTGGCAAACGGATTCTACAGCCAGCGGATGATCCCATCGATACTGTCAGGCTGTTGCAGTTGGGTGATGAAAAGGCGGCTCTTGAACAGTATCAAGGTAACATTGAAACCCTGGAGCGTGATCTGGCCAGGGAAGAAAGTGTTTTGGGGAGTATGAATAATGTGCTCCAGCGTATGCGGGAAATATCTTTGCAAGCCGGTAATGGCAGTTATGGGCAAGGCGAACTGAATGCGTTGGCAGTTGAACTGGATGAGCTGGTGGAACAGTTGCAAGGCTACGGTAATTACCAGCTGGCCGATGGGCAGTATCTTTTTTCCGGAACCCGGACAAACACAAAGCCCGTCCAGCAAGCCAGCGGAAGCTTCTCATACGCTGGCAATAATCAGCAAAGGAATGTAAGTATCAGCTCCTTTTCCAAGGTTCCAGCCAATGACACCGCAAGATCCCTATTATTTAATGTGAGCCTGACAGCCAGCTATTCTTCGGGAGCACCGCAGTTGAATAGCTATGATATCAATAACCTGGAAGTCTTTGGTCAATATACTGAAATCCGGATTACCCATAATGGTTCAGACTTCACCGTAGAATATGACCTGCTTGATGGTTCCACCGATGTGGAGAATATAGCGGCAGGTACCAGTCTTGCACTTAAGGGGGTTGCAGTGGAACTGACGGCAGCCCCGGTATCAGGAGATGTCATTACCATTAAACCTAATGATATTTTGAGTGGTATTAAACAGTTTTCAGATAACCTCAAGTCTGGAGGTGCTTTTGATGGGGATGAAGCATTGATAATGGTGGACAATACCCTGGCGCGGGTTGGGGAAACCCAGACTTCGGTGGGTAAGAGACTTAATATTTTGAGTTCAGTGAAAGCCAGCCATGAGGATATTAAATTACTGGGTGAAGAATTGCGTACCGCTCTTGAAGATGTTGACCTGGCAGAAGCCATTAGCAGAATGAAACTCCAGGAAGCGATTCTTCAGGCAAGCCAGCAAGCATATGCTTCCATCGATCAATTAGGATTGTTCAATTATATTCGTTGA
- the flgB gene encoding flagellar basal body rod protein FlgB, with protein MISFEKALGIHPAALRFRIDRAEVLAANLANVDTPNFLARDISFEQVLNDQMKGDGTTSAGHISIGAAGGMSNPLYRIPSQPSSDGNTVELHLEQAEFTRNSLQFQSSFTFLNSKLKSLELAINGRV; from the coding sequence ATGATTAGTTTTGAAAAGGCCTTGGGAATTCATCCAGCAGCACTTCGGTTTAGAATAGACCGGGCAGAAGTACTGGCTGCAAACCTTGCTAACGTGGATACGCCAAACTTTCTGGCACGAGACATTTCATTTGAGCAGGTGCTCAATGATCAAATGAAGGGAGATGGCACAACCTCCGCCGGACACATATCCATCGGAGCGGCAGGGGGGATGTCAAATCCGTTATACAGGATACCCAGCCAGCCCAGTAGTGACGGCAACACGGTGGAACTCCACCTTGAGCAGGCAGAATTTACCCGTAACTCGTTGCAGTTTCAGAGCAGTTTTACCTTTCTTAATTCCAAACTGAAATCTTTGGAACTGGCTATCAATGGGAGGGTCTAG
- the flgK gene encoding flagellar hook-associated protein FlgK, protein MSLLEIAKSGLLASQTALGITSHNVANANTAGYSRQRVRPEAFSGYGDGQGWGVLVQDISRVTDYYLTAQVWDSTSYSSSKKVTYQYLDGLDRVLGSESSSISQGINAFFGEISAASADPASIAYRQETLSSADLLAQRFNALNEYIESQSRLAGLQAEQSISEANTLIERIASYNKNIIAGGQITAGELLDQRDQAITQLAEYIGITVLEQGDGGYNVYLQSGQPLVMGDGQYNTLGVRQSLQDPAHLDFLLDNGTAQTVFKSDPGGSIGALLGYQTEVLSRASNELGRVSLILADQVNQTLSGGADMAGFSGAPDNHLFADINWLEDASRIEPVTGNAILGVDVTDMTALQDVAHYELRIVSATNYEIHAIDNAGSSSLVTSGTNLADLQTGVSFNGLNLKHHTESALGGTLQNGDVYRINFPIAGSPAASRVVEEVNSGNSQVMVVINDSKQLTISDYNLHVSGGLYTITRQTDGTSWSGAVADLDSGVSIDGFTVAVRGSTLANGDQFVLQPTRQGAGLIRMTMKDPRSLAFAAVDPAGAPPPGDNTNLEKLLALQSEQLIQGNSTLMEGFIQTVGYVGVLTAQAKVESETSISLLEKATLAKDSVSAVNLDEEAVNLIRFQQSYDANARVITVSQNLFDTLLAMF, encoded by the coding sequence ATGAGCCTGTTGGAAATTGCCAAGTCTGGTTTGCTGGCCTCTCAAACAGCCCTTGGGATTACCAGTCATAATGTTGCCAATGCCAATACAGCGGGCTATAGCCGTCAGCGGGTTCGCCCGGAAGCTTTTTCCGGGTATGGTGATGGTCAGGGCTGGGGTGTTCTGGTTCAGGATATTTCCAGGGTAACTGATTACTACCTCACCGCCCAGGTATGGGATTCAACCAGCTATAGCAGTAGCAAAAAGGTAACGTATCAGTATCTGGATGGCCTTGATCGCGTACTTGGCAGTGAAAGTTCATCTATTTCTCAGGGTATTAATGCTTTTTTTGGCGAGATCAGTGCGGCCTCAGCGGATCCGGCTTCAATAGCTTATCGACAGGAAACATTAAGCTCAGCAGATTTGCTGGCACAACGCTTTAATGCCTTGAATGAATATATTGAGAGCCAAAGTCGATTGGCAGGTTTGCAGGCTGAGCAGAGTATTAGTGAAGCGAATACCCTGATTGAAAGAATTGCGTCGTACAATAAAAATATTATTGCCGGAGGTCAGATAACAGCCGGTGAGCTTCTGGATCAGCGAGATCAGGCTATTACCCAGCTGGCAGAATATATTGGCATCACCGTTCTGGAGCAGGGGGATGGAGGTTATAATGTTTACTTGCAAAGTGGTCAGCCGCTGGTAATGGGGGATGGTCAATACAATACCCTGGGTGTTAGGCAATCTCTTCAGGACCCTGCACATTTGGATTTTCTGCTGGATAATGGCACGGCCCAAACCGTATTTAAATCGGATCCTGGTGGTAGCATTGGTGCCTTACTGGGTTATCAAACTGAGGTGCTCAGTCGAGCCAGTAATGAACTCGGTCGTGTCAGTCTGATATTGGCCGACCAGGTTAACCAGACTTTATCCGGTGGCGCTGATATGGCGGGGTTTTCCGGGGCGCCGGATAATCATTTGTTTGCGGATATTAATTGGCTGGAGGATGCCAGCCGGATAGAGCCGGTGACCGGTAATGCCATACTGGGGGTGGATGTTACTGATATGACAGCCCTCCAGGATGTTGCCCACTATGAACTGCGGATTGTCAGTGCAACGAATTATGAAATTCATGCCATAGACAACGCAGGTTCTTCTTCCCTGGTAACCAGTGGCACCAATTTAGCTGACCTGCAAACCGGAGTGAGTTTTAATGGGTTGAACTTGAAACATCATACTGAGAGTGCCTTGGGGGGAACTTTACAGAATGGTGATGTTTACAGGATTAATTTTCCTATTGCCGGTAGCCCTGCTGCATCCAGGGTTGTTGAGGAGGTTAACTCCGGTAATAGTCAGGTTATGGTCGTTATAAACGACAGTAAGCAGTTGACAATCAGTGATTATAATCTGCATGTCAGCGGCGGTCTTTATACCATTACCCGTCAGACTGATGGTACTTCCTGGAGCGGTGCCGTGGCTGATCTGGATTCCGGTGTTTCAATTGACGGATTCACTGTTGCTGTCAGGGGATCAACCCTGGCAAATGGTGATCAGTTTGTGTTGCAGCCAACACGACAGGGTGCCGGACTCATTCGTATGACCATGAAGGATCCAAGGAGTCTGGCTTTTGCAGCAGTGGATCCGGCAGGAGCTCCACCTCCGGGAGATAACACCAATCTTGAGAAACTGCTGGCGCTGCAAAGTGAACAGCTGATTCAGGGAAATAGCACGTTGATGGAAGGTTTTATTCAAACCGTCGGCTATGTTGGTGTATTGACAGCACAGGCCAAGGTGGAATCAGAAACCAGTATATCTTTGCTAGAGAAGGCAACCTTGGCAAAAGATTCCGTTAGTGCGGTCAATCTGGATGAGGAGGCGGTGAACCTGATCAGGTTCCAGCAATCCTATGATGCCAATGCCAGGGTAATCACCGTTTCACAAAATCTTTTTGATACATTGCTGGCAATGTTCTGA
- the flgE gene encoding flagellar hook protein FlgE, which produces MSFGIGFSGLNAAKDDLDVISNNIANSNTVGYKSSRSEFADLFAYSLGNDSVGTGVKVSSVSQDFTQGSIDSTGRELDMAIIGSGFFVVSDDDGEQFFTRAGYFDLDADNKIVNNEGYRLQGYAADANGNILGGNLTDLGINFSEITGKATTYVEGAANLDARNPVIASGTAFDPLNQNSYNSSMAFNVYDSQGNAHSLSMYLAKGGGNAWTGYFQIDGNTIMDGASPAELTFNFSHGGELTSITGSTLPGATIAADNVTINGFTIESDDYLGGDGSAGSGPVDDLSLTVDFTSFTQMGTDFYVTRSAQDGFPPGKLTNIQISDDGFLRTLYSNGRSFVQGQVVLAAFANENGLASGGDSLWLNTQQSGAALFGVPGSGTMGEMKTASLEASNVDLSQELVKLIEAQRNYQANAKSIETASSLSQTLMNII; this is translated from the coding sequence ATGTCTTTTGGAATAGGGTTTAGTGGCCTGAATGCGGCCAAGGATGATCTGGATGTTATCAGTAACAACATCGCTAACTCCAACACTGTGGGTTATAAAAGCTCAAGGAGTGAATTTGCCGATTTGTTTGCCTATTCATTGGGCAATGACAGTGTAGGAACCGGTGTAAAGGTCTCAAGTGTCAGTCAGGATTTCACCCAGGGGAGTATTGATTCCACCGGGCGGGAGCTGGATATGGCCATTATCGGTAGCGGTTTTTTTGTGGTGAGCGATGATGATGGCGAGCAGTTTTTCACCCGGGCGGGCTATTTTGACCTTGATGCGGATAACAAAATTGTCAATAACGAAGGTTATCGCTTACAAGGTTACGCCGCTGATGCCAACGGTAATATCCTGGGCGGTAATCTTACCGACCTTGGCATCAACTTCAGTGAGATTACCGGTAAGGCGACAACTTATGTGGAAGGTGCCGCAAACCTGGATGCACGGAACCCGGTGATTGCTTCGGGGACTGCCTTTGACCCTCTGAATCAGAATAGTTACAACTCCTCCATGGCCTTTAATGTCTATGACAGTCAGGGTAATGCCCATTCTTTGAGCATGTACTTGGCAAAGGGGGGAGGGAATGCGTGGACGGGGTATTTTCAGATAGATGGAAATACCATTATGGACGGCGCTTCCCCTGCCGAGCTGACATTTAATTTCTCCCATGGTGGAGAATTAACCAGCATTACCGGCTCAACGCTGCCGGGTGCCACCATTGCTGCTGATAATGTCACCATTAATGGTTTTACCATTGAGAGTGATGATTATCTGGGAGGGGATGGAAGCGCAGGCAGTGGCCCTGTGGATGACCTGTCGCTTACCGTGGATTTCACTTCCTTTACCCAAATGGGAACCGATTTTTATGTCACCCGTTCAGCTCAGGATGGCTTTCCTCCCGGTAAGCTAACCAATATCCAGATCAGTGATGATGGCTTCCTGAGAACGCTTTATTCCAATGGTCGCAGCTTTGTCCAGGGCCAGGTGGTGCTGGCAGCCTTCGCCAATGAAAATGGCCTGGCTTCGGGCGGTGACAGTTTATGGCTTAACACTCAGCAATCAGGAGCCGCCCTGTTTGGTGTCCCTGGTAGCGGCACCATGGGAGAAATGAAAACAGCCTCTCTGGAAGCCTCCAATGTTGACCTATCCCAGGAATTGGTCAAGTTGATCGAGGCCCAGCGAAATTATCAGGCCAATGCCAAAAGTATTGAAACGGCCAGCAGTCTTTCCCAAACCCTGATGAACATTATCTGA
- a CDS encoding rod-binding protein gives MDITGMSPDALMQQAELSKIRQNPNNPESLKEAAKAFESLFVNMLIKSMREANDVLAGESLMGGREEKFYRSMLDQQLASTLTMDGGAGLAEAVMRQLGGSPEAVLESADK, from the coding sequence ATGGATATTACAGGGATGTCTCCGGATGCACTGATGCAGCAGGCGGAGCTAAGCAAAATAAGACAGAATCCCAATAATCCCGAGTCATTAAAAGAAGCAGCCAAGGCTTTTGAGTCCCTGTTTGTCAATATGTTGATCAAGAGTATGCGGGAAGCCAATGATGTTCTGGCGGGGGAAAGCCTGATGGGTGGCAGGGAGGAAAAATTCTATCGTTCCATGTTGGATCAACAGCTGGCTTCAACCCTTACCATGGATGGTGGGGCGGGGCTGGCTGAAGCGGTGATGCGTCAACTGGGGGGATCCCCTGAAGCAGTACTGGAATCCGCCGATAAATAA
- the flgC gene encoding flagellar basal body rod protein FlgC has translation MSLVNLYEIAGSALTAQSVRLNAVASNLANAGSAGTTAEAAYKPIQPIFEAVYDQTLDFGSETDLAARVKVKDLHREETGDEQMRYQPTHPMSNEEGYVFYPNINVVEQMADMLSASRSYQTNLEVMVTARKLQQRLLALGQ, from the coding sequence ATGTCTCTGGTCAATCTTTATGAAATAGCGGGTTCTGCGCTGACAGCCCAAAGCGTACGACTCAATGCTGTGGCCAGTAACCTGGCCAATGCAGGCAGTGCAGGAACAACAGCGGAAGCAGCCTATAAACCGATCCAGCCTATTTTTGAGGCCGTGTATGACCAGACCCTCGATTTTGGCTCGGAAACAGATTTGGCTGCACGGGTGAAGGTTAAAGACTTACATCGGGAAGAGACCGGTGACGAACAAATGCGTTATCAGCCTACACACCCCATGTCGAACGAAGAGGGGTATGTTTTTTATCCCAATATCAATGTGGTTGAGCAGATGGCAGATATGTTGTCTGCTTCCAGAAGTTATCAGACCAATCTGGAAGTCATGGTGACTGCCAGGAAACTGCAGCAGCGGTTGTTGGCATTGGGACAGTGA
- a CDS encoding flagellar protein FlgN produces the protein MSTELVMNTVLEARELFLALQAIQNRIHQQLLSRDISALQQTLKEQSGFVSKVRQNATLRSRLLKGMGYEVSGVGIKKMIATMPVSQRETALSEWIKLEQSIVYCQELNKLNGKVQARLSSVTRRLLNMMNDHFYRVGTYSSNGVAIPMDGHHEIGNA, from the coding sequence ATGAGCACAGAATTGGTTATGAATACGGTCCTTGAGGCACGAGAGTTATTTTTAGCTTTGCAGGCGATACAAAACCGGATACATCAGCAATTGTTATCCCGTGATATTTCAGCCCTTCAGCAAACCCTTAAAGAGCAATCAGGTTTTGTGAGCAAGGTCCGGCAAAATGCCACCTTGAGAAGCCGTTTGTTAAAAGGTATGGGGTATGAAGTCAGTGGAGTCGGAATTAAAAAAATGATAGCGACAATGCCGGTTTCGCAGAGAGAAACAGCACTGTCAGAATGGATAAAACTTGAGCAAAGCATTGTCTACTGCCAGGAGCTTAACAAGCTAAACGGTAAAGTTCAGGCCCGCCTGAGTTCTGTTACCCGTCGACTGTTAAATATGATGAATGACCATTTTTACCGGGTTGGTACCTACTCCTCCAATGGTGTGGCCATACCAATGGATGGCCATCATGAAATTGGAAATGCATAA